Below is a genomic region from Phalacrocorax carbo chromosome 10, bPhaCar2.1, whole genome shotgun sequence.
cATAGCTTCAAACAGGGATATTTTCAGTATATAGTCCAGATTTCTCCCCAGGCCTTTTGAAACACTGTAGGAAATACACTCTTTAGAACTAGGTCTTCCACTCACGTCTGACTTGCGGAGGAGGGGCTGTGCTTGAGGACTCATGGACCAAAGAGCAAGAAGCAGACGTGGTGAGCCCTAACCATTACACTATGTTCAGAGTCAAGAGCATCACTAAGCCAGACAGAAGCTTTAGCCCTAGCATAGCCATGCACCCTCAGATTTCGGCATAGACAGAAACTCACCAGGGGTTTTCTAAACCTTGCAATTTTTGTTGCCACCACAAGAGGAGGCAGATATCACTGCAGCTGGATCTTCTGCCTGGCTGTAGGTCATGGTGATCCATGGGTGGCTGTATGtgtccagctgcagcactgccagtGAAAGTGGAGGAAGCTTCAGTTCCAGCTTCAGCTCCAACTCCAGCAGCAAAAGGGAGACCCTCCCTTGTTCAAACTCACCCATTCTTCTGAGATTCCAAGGCTGCTTAGCCAAAGGGGAAAGGAGCAACCCACAGAGTCACTAAGCCAATGACAACTTTTTAGTGTCATCACGTGTTTGGAGCAGCTGTCAGTCTGGACATGACATGTCCTACAGCGTCCACCACCCCAAACAGTTACAGTGAACACTGTGACTGGCTTTTCTTGGGGAACAGGAACAAGTCTAAGGGATCAGAACTGTGAGAAAACAGGTATTGTAACACATTGTGGATCTGATTCTGCATTACGTGAGATGAGTTTGATTTATGCTAAGATCTCTCAGATCTTTGACTTTGAATCTCATTTTTTGTCctttaagaggaaaataactATAAGTGCAGACAGTGTTGCAGGAAAGTCATTCATAAGGATTGACTGATGGTGAGTTGATACCTTTAAAGTGGAGTTGAAGGCTGAATTAACACCCGCCCCGCCCCAAGGTCACTCTCCTGGGGCTTACAGGGTCCTCCAGGGTAGCAGGGTGCCGGAGGACCACAGAAccctctgctgcctctgggtgACAGGTCTCCCTGCGGTTATCCAGGGTCTCGGGGTGCTGATAGGGCTCCAGGACTTTCCCGGGATCACAGGGGTCCCCAGGAtaggggggggtccccaggtcGGTGCTGAGGCTCCCTCATGATCTGGGCACCCCACAagccccagccgtgcccccGAGCCCCGCCAAGGCTCCCCAGCCGTGCGGGCAGCTCCGGGTCCCCGGTTCATCCCGGGGGTCCCAAGGCTGCCCGGGGCCCGGCTGttccctgcccgccccgggcTCCCCCGACGTCCCCCGGCACCCGTCCCGGCAGATCCCGTCCCAGCCGCTCCCCGTTGGCGGCGGttccgccggggcgggggcggggcggggcggggcggcggaagcggcggggaggcggcggcgatggcgctgcggggcgggcggcgggcggcgatGCCGGGGTAGCGGCGGGCGGCCATGGCGCGGGGAGCCGGTCCGCCGCTgcggctgctgctcctgctcctcctccagctcctggcgctccccgcccgccgcggcgaCCGCACCGGCCCCGGTGAGTCCCGGCCGGGGGGGGctccgcgggggcggggggactcGGGGaccagggctgggagggaggtgCGCGTCTGGCAGAGGAGCCGGGCTGGAGGTCATCGCTGCCCATCCGTGGGGCGGCGAGGGTCCCGGGGGATGGAGGCACCGGTGGGAAACCAACCGGGTTACGTTAAAGTGAGCGGCGACTTGTCTGCCGCGCAGCCCCGGGAGCCGCTCTgagcccccagctcctgccaggagtgGCTTTGAGGGGAGCTTTGTGATTTCCCGCGTGATTTGGGTGCTTGGGGATTCTGTGAACTGTCGCCTGTGGAGCAGCGCAGGTGTTGGGTGCTGCAGAGCGGCAAGAGGTCAGACCCGGACCCTGAGGGGTTTCTGCTGTGTTCGtggcggtggtggtggttgttttgcttggttttgctttgttttcaggttACTTTACTTCCAGTGCATCAAGGCAGCTGGGCGGGAGTGAGGATTTCGGCAGAGCGGTAGGCAGCTCTTCGTGGTGGTGCTGGGGGTCTGGGGTCCTTGGGGACCATGCCGCTCCCCCCAGAGGGTCAGTCAGTGGGTGCAGTGGTGGAAAGTTTTGGAGAGGTGAGGTTGTTTGCCTACTTCACCCTGTCACGGAGGTAGGCTTGTGCCAGTGGCGGCTATCTGCTATCACTTCCTCATAGCCTGCAAAATGCGGAGGCTGCTCCGGGGAGCAGTTGGGTGAGATGGCCTTTTGCCCcaggctccccccccccctcctctgGCATCCTGCTAGCTGGGCTCCCAGCTCTGGAAAGTTACCCTGTACTTGAGGTGTGGTGGTTGGTTTGTCTTGGCGCCATCCTGCCGGCTGGAGGAATGCCTCTGTAGGGTTAGGTCTGGGAGCCAGTGAGGATCAGCACCTCTCCAGAGGAGCAAGGGACCTCTTTCTGGAACATTTAGAGATTGATTTTTGACCCAGGCTAAAGGAATAAGGTTTCTGGTACACTATAAATGGCCAAACACCTTGCCCTATAGCTGTGTCTTGTCCAGAGTCAGACTTACTGCCATCTGTATAGCTTTATATTGCATCTGCTTTGAAATGTGGGCTTCATCTTTTTGATGGGAAGCCCTGAAACCAGCAGTGAATGTATCATTCCCTAAAACTACCATGAGATCATCTTTGGACAAACAAACCCAAGCTATCACAGGTGGCTCTTTATTCTGAAATTCAGATAACGTGTCTCCTCTCTGCATCTGTGATTCTACTGCCCTTTGTTTCTTGTCTTAAAAACACTTCTGGTTTTTGCATAATATGTTTGAAACCTGGAGAGGATGGAAACAACATCCATTTGACATCGCTCTTGCTTAGTTTAAAGGCTTGTTTTACATCATGGGACAATCGAGTGGGACTTTCCAGGTGTTGCCATGCTGGTGCAGTGTACTGAATAGTTGGGGACACACACATATAGAGCACAGCAAATACTAGAGTATGCTCTCTGGATGCAAATATGCTGCCAGAGCATATGCCTCGCCTGTGGTGACCTGTCTTTCTGGCTTCTCCCTGCTGATACTCAGTTTATCTGCCTGTGGTATTTCCTTTCAGCCCAGGCGGAGAGTGCTTTGGGAGTTAGCTTACCTGCTCCCTGGGTACAGCTCTTGGGTGCTCAGCACAACAAAGCCACGAGAAGCTGTTTGTGAGTGGACTTTATCTATACCGGCGTTTTGTTGGtacagccagagctgctgctagCCTGGTCGCAGGCAGCGCGTGGGCAGGGCAggtctgcctgcctgccctcagCCTGTTACTGCACTTGAGCTTGCACCGTATAATTGACTGGGCCTTAATAAATAGCACCACTGATGCTtgagtttttaattttgcagcctGCCTACCCTCTCCTCCCCAAAAACCACACCAATCATGCTTCAGCTTTGTGAGAACATGCTGGATGGGAGATGACCGTGACTGTTGGCTGTGCAGAGCCTGGCAGCCATGGGGTTGGAGCAGCTTACATCAAGGCAGGAGGGCTAGCCCCATGCAAGTTGTCTGATGGGACCTGTTGtgttgagcagggctggggctctCCCAGCCCTAATCATGCTTCGTGCCCCTGTCTGCCCTCATCCTGTGCCAAAACATCTCCATGGACTTCCAGAAACGAGCATGCCATGTGCATGCAGAGGGCAGCTGGGGGTATAGATGCTGCTGATTAAAGACTGTTCCCTTCTGTAGCTCCTGTGCATGAAATACGGCTGAGCTTGTAGGGGATTGCAGCCAGCTCTTGTCTGTAATAGCCCACATACTGCGCTAGTGTTACAGCAGGGAGCATTTGCTTGAAAAGCCCCTTTTGTGGTCTCTGCTCCTCAGTGGCCTGGAGAGGAGTGTAACCCTGGCACAGGGACTGCATCTGGACAGCTCTGCCCATGTGCTGCGGACTTCTGAACACTGTCCTGCCCGGGGCTCACCCTTTCCCATGAGCACACCTGTCTCTGTGCATTAAGGTGCTGCAAACGCTGCTCCCTTGGCTGGACCTTGTGGGCATGGGGCCACTATGGCAAGGCAGCCACACTCTTCCTCCATGAGCAAATCCTCTGTTTGGCTTGAATGGCTggtatttcttgttttcctgtttcctcctttccctgtttGATTTGCAGGGTGCCTGGAGGCTTTGTCTTGGCAATTTGCCAGGGAATTAAACCATGATTACCGTTCCTGTCTCTTTGCAGCGCCGTGGGTGCTGGCCGGCATGTGTCCTGCTTTGGGGTATGAATCGCAGTTCCTGGTTGGATTAAGTTCCTCTTGGCATGAAGTATATCCCAAGGCTCTGGTCCTGCCTGAGGactgttttcctctgtctttagCATCTTTCTTAAACTCAGTTGGGTCCTCTGTGTTTCCAGCATGACCCTGTGCAGCATTGGAAGAAGGCAAGTTAAACTGTGCTTGCTCCTTTATTCTCTTCATAGAAATGAGGAATGTGTGTCTGAAAGGTGCCGTAGTTTCTCCCCACTCTAGGAATTCCAGACTAGAAAAGGAGCATCTGGGAGGACTTGGCAGAACTGTGAACACATCTTCTTCTACCCCCTTAATGAGTGTTATGAACCTTGTTTTTGGGTGGGCAGCATGGCCTGGGCTCCACTGTCTGTGCAGTTTTGTCCCCTTCTCAACCCTGGTGTGATGTTTCTTTTCCATCCCTGAATTGCAGTTTGCCTGGTTTCTTGTTGACAATAACACTAATGTATAGTTTTGCAGGTTAAATTATTCACAGGCTGGGGGTGATCTGTAGGCGTAGCTGGGcagagggatggatggaggatCTAGTTAGTCCTAATGGCGCTTTGATTGAGAAGCTGTTGTCCTCTTGCATGAACTTTCAGCCTACCTTGGGGCTGTTCCCACTATCCCAGCAGCCTTTCTTCCAGGTAGGAAAATCTTTAGACTTTGGAAGGTACGTCTGAAAGCAGAGTTAGGTTTGCAGCACAAGAGTTTTCATCACATTGCGTATCACAGGAAGGCATTGTGTTGTGCAGTACGTGTCCTGAGCTGGGTGAGACCGATAACATCAGCCAGTGCACTCAGCAGAGTCAGACAAGGGCACAGCTCTTGTCTTTTGGCACCATAAACTGCTGCCGAGGCCCGGAGCACCCCTGCACTACCTGCACCCATCTGTTCTGTACTGTTTGCCCCAGGGTTTGCTGTTGCCTACTCCATTCATTGCCTTTTCTTGTGCCATCAACTTTTCCTTCTgaccttttcctcctcttcctcagtgTCTCTGGTGATCTGTTGTCTTCAGAGCACATCTCGCAGAGCATAGTTAAGGCATCTTTTAGTGCTTTCTGGCTCCAGGTGATGGTTTTGTAACAGAGGTGTGGGTGATTCTGGCTGGAGGAACAACATGGATCACCACGTATCTAGTGGGACTGGGAGGAGAAATCAGGGACACAGAGGGCTCCGCTCCAGCAGCCTTACAACTCCTGTGTGCTTCTGTGGGCAGGTGTAGCCCTGCAGCCTGCCCCCAGCAGCCACCTCAGCAAATACTGTGCTCTCTCACTTTCAGACTCCCTGTATGTCTCCGAGTACTTCTCTCAGAGCGCACAGAAGCTGTCCTTCTACAGCTGGTATGGAAATGCTAAGCTCTTCCACTTCCGTGTGCCAGAAGACACTGTGCTGCTTCGCTGGCTCCTGCAGGCGTCCCGGGGGAAAGGACCTGAGTGCACTAACATGGAGATCACTGTGTATGTATGtccctgtgccagtgcttgctCACATGGGCTTCCTGTCCTTCGCTTGCCCTTGTTGCTCCTGGCTGTGGTTGGTTGTTTGTAGGAGGCTAGGCCTCCGTTCTCCAGTTGCATCAGCCGTAGTTTCTTAATGTACTAAATCTGTGTTTAAACCTGTAGGAGCATTTCATGTTCATGTTACCAGTGGATCTGCGGCTGTCTATCAGTCATGGTGTCTAAGAGATGCCTTAGAAACACTGGAGGGAGCTTCACAGTGAGGCTGGTGTTGCTGCTTGTGAGCAAAGGTGTTCCTGgacctttctgtgcctggcaggatCCTGTGCATGGCACCAAAGGATGTGGCAGGACTACAGGGGGCTTGAGAGGACCCAAAACAACTGGAGACAGAGAAATTCCCCAGATCTGAGGAACTGAATAGATTGGGGACGCCTTTTGTGAGGGATCCAGGCTGTGTGTGGAGCAGAGATAGGAAAGGAATGCTGAGTCCTGCAGACCCAAGAGCATGAGTAGATTGCAAACTCAATGTCAGTGAAAGAAATGTAGCTTAAAGCAGTACTTGAGTTGTTGCGGGATTTGAGGTCAAAAACTCACAGGTGGGGCAAGACTTTGAGCTGTATCTTGGGAGAGTCCCAAGTTTCCTGGGCAGGTTGTGCCCTTAGAGATACATGGGTCTCTGGTACCAACTCCATGGAAGTCTCGGCAGTGACTGAAATCTGCTGCTCAGTTTGCACTTCCCTGGTCTATTCTGGGCACAGACCAGTGCTCTTGGTTGCCCCAGAGCAGCCTGGAACAGATAATCATTCCCAGAAAGGTTTTTAATAGTTTGGGGATGTGAGGGACAAGGCAGCAGCTAAGCGATACCCTAAGAAATGAGCTCAAACAGGTTAATAACACATCACCTGTCACGTTTTCTCGCTGGACCTGTTGCATCTGCTGTTCTCTTGTAGTGCAATCCAAAAGCAAGCAATTTAAATGCCAGATTGGCTGCCCAAATCTCACATATAACTTAGCTGCCTGCTTTTCTACTGCTTTGAACATTGGGCTGCTTATCTGGAAAGCAGTAGTGCTAGTGTACTGAAGTCTGTCACATGGACCTTCCTTGGTGGGCATCTTTATAGTCTGGCTGCCTGCCCTTCCTAGAAGAGGGAATAGGGAAGATGCAGATCTTAGCTAGAAAATTAAAGCTCTTTGACAATTTAACCTATATGGGGAATTCGCTGATTGTTATAAAAAAGGAGTAGTCTTGGGGCTGGGGCTTAACCTTAGTAAGTGTTGTGGAAATTTGCTTTCAGGCTTGATGGAACCATGTAAATCCTTATCTTAATAAGCAGCCAAGTTGAACCAATCTCTAAATAAATTCCAGAGAAGCTAGTAGTAGCCAGTCCTCACCAGTTGAAAATCATGGCTCTGTGGTCTGCTTGAAAATGTGCGTTTTTTCCAGTGTGCTCCCTCTCTCGTCTCAGGCCAAGCTGGGTGTCCACTACAAGTTTGTATCCCAGTTTATCTTGCCAGTATCTTTACATCCCTCAATTTATTCACATTCTGGTTTCTCTCACAGGCACTTTCGCTATGGAGCCCCTCCTGTAATTAATCCACTGGGCACTCGTTTTCCTGCAAATGCAACCGTCCGTCCTTCCTACAACATAAGCATCACTCTGAGCAGCGCTGTGCAAAACACCACCTTTGTGAACATCACCACCCCTGCTGCCGGAGACTGGTTCATTGCTGCCCATCTCCCTGAGGCTGCTGGCAGGATTGAAGTGAAGGTGAGGGTCTCGGCCATTGTACTCTGCCCAGTGTGTCTTGCAACAGCTGACCCGTCTGCTCTCCCCACCTGCAGGGTTTCTCCACTCCATGCCCCTATATGTTCCAGGCAGATATGTTTGTGCTCAGACTCACTGACATGCCTGTTCTGGAGCCCGGTGTTGCCATGCCACAAACCATCGTCTCACCTGCTAAGCCGCTGCATGTCAAGTGAGTGAAAGCAGTGGATGGAAAGACTTGGGGCCATTGCAGGGTGGGATTTCCCATGGGTGCAGCTTAGGGGAAGCCACTGTTGTTCCCACATGGGGCTGAAGCCAGGGTGTCTCTGAGCCTGTTCGCTGAGCTCCCTGCAGCACTGGTAGGGTTTGCACAGGGAGCACACAAGTGCCCTTATCCAACTCTTTCCAGGTGGTCTTAGAAGTTCAGCTGTGGGAATTTTAGTTCTTCAGGGTGTTTCCCTTGGGAAGGATTTCCACAACACCAACCAGGGCAATCTAGTTCTTGCCGCAAAGCCCCAGGGACCATGGTGGGTCATGGCTGACTTGTGTTGAGAGAGTGTACAAGCTCTGCAAACTGCTGGTCCCTCCTTCTGCAGGGTCTTCATTCCCAGCCATGCTGCAGGGATGAAGTTTGAGCTGCGGAGCTGCGTAACAAGCGAGCAGAAAGCATGTACCATGCGAGTGGTGCTGGGCTCCATCACGCTGCCCCAGTCCTTCCAGAGGATTGTCACCTGCACAGGGAACATAAACTGCAGCCTGGCCCTGGACTCACCCCCCTGGGAGAAGTGGCTGCAGATCACGGTGGAGAGTCTCGGCGCTGCCAATGCCAGTGTGTCAGTAGAGATGCTGGCTTCTTTCACAGGTGGGCTTCCACTTTCTTTATGGTCTTCCACTATGGGAAGGACCAGAGAGGACTTTGTCTGCTGTGTCTCTCTTCAGCCTTTGGGTGGCTGGCTGTAGTGGCCTGCATTCCCCAGCACGCTGGTTGCCTGGGCATAACCCTGGGGACTGAGACCTAGTTGTTACTTTGGAGTCAAAAGTGAAGGCTCCAGTGTTCACCCAAGAGGGATACACTCCCTGGAACTACCTGTTTTGGAAATACCTGAAAAGTTCAGGGTCTCTGAAGCAATGATATTTTCCAAAGGCTGTTTGGAAGCAGTGGCTGGCTTAAAATCTGGTGGGGAGAATAGTTTTGGGTAGATGCACCAGACTGTAATGATATGTTGACTATCAGCTGGCCATAAGCAGGCTACAGACAGGAAACCATCTCACAGAGATTTATCTGGGGTAATGTCTTGGTGACATCCCCTCACTGCAACCCATTTTAGGTGACACCTTGTGACTCAGAAGGTCACAAGGTCCTTGTGGCTGTGATAGGTACCTTTGCATCCTCTTATTACATGACCATAATCCCTGTTTGATTCTTGGAAGCTCACCAACTaggtacattttaaaagttttcttctgctgggGGTTCTGCCATCCCCTCCTCAAAGCAGAGCCTCGTCCCATGTGCTGGAGGGCCTGGCACTGGCAGCCAAGGTATTAGAGGGGAGCACTTGAGCCTCTGGGAGCAACAGACAGGCTCTAGCAGTGGGACTCCAAGTGTCACATTCAGCTCCATCTGCCATGACGTGATGGCTTGTGCCTGTAACTACATTGGGTTagcttctctcttctgctcagCATTGTCTGCTCGCATCTGGGGAATGGGTAGAGACTCCTATGCATCCTGTGTTATGGGACAGCTaagtgctgtgctctgccactGGCTAGTGCATACTCCCTGGGTATGTTGATGTGTTATGATGCTGTGCGTTATCCCTTCttctgctccccctcccctgccctgtgGCTCCAGGGTACTTCCACCCACTGTACCACTGTCTGGCTTCCATCAGTGTCCCAACTTGTGGATGCTGATGCTAGAGTTCCCCCTGCAAAGATGGTGCCTTTCAGGGGCTGCAGCCAAAACTGTAGTTCATGAACCAACAGAAATACCCCCAAGTGCTATCACTTGAaggtctgcagctgctggggccCTGCCTGGATGAGGTGCTAGTCCTGGCTGTGCTGATTCCTCTCCTTTTTTGCTTTACAGCTTGCAGACCAGGAAGTACCAGTTCCTTCCTTAACTTCAGCAGCCTAAACCACAGCCAAACTGGTCCCAGACCAGGTagcacaggagcagcagggagctcTGCTCTGTCTACCGGAGAGGTTTCACGCAATGCATCCGACCAGAGGAGCTTCTGTCTGCAGAACCAGCCCGTTGTTCGTGAGGACCTGGATGTGGTGTCTGTGCGCTACAGGCTCTTGAATAGTCCCAGCGTGCCCGTGAACTCCCTCTCCCcgaccctcctcctcctcaaccTGAACACTGGCATGGACAGTGGGGGTTCCCTCGTGGTCAGTCTCCTGCTTAACAAGGTGCGGAGTCTGATTGATGGGATTGTATCCCCTTTGCAGGTCTTTGTCCCTGCTCCTGGGCTGGTTTGCCAGCAAACTCCAGGGGTTGTTAGTACCAGTGGGACTGTTTCTCTTGTTGTCACAAAACACTCTGAGCCTGTTTTAGCTGCTTCTAGCATGTCCCACCTGCCAGCTCCAATTCAAATGCCAACAGCTTGCTGGCATGTGGTGGCAGTGACGCAGAGGAGATGAAATGGAAAGCAGCTGCAATGCCATCTTCTCCACAGGAGCCTGGCATCTTGCCACCAGGAGAGGAGACTGGGCAGGGAAACCCAAGGATGTTCCTGCCCAACTTGCTGATTCCCAGGGTCCTTCAGTGACACCCCAAAATCAGCCCCCTGAAAGTCTATGAAACTTCCCGAGGGCTGGAGTAGAGCTCAGCCCTGATGTCGTGCTGCCTCTGACTTCTGCCACCCAGTGCTCATGCTAAAGTGATGTGTGAGTGTCCCAGCTTTGGGGCAGTTCCCCCT
It encodes:
- the PGAP6 gene encoding post-GPI attachment to proteins factor 6 isoform X2 → MARGAGPPLRLLLLLLLQLLALPARRGDRTGPDSLYVSEYFSQSAQKLSFYSWYGNAKLFHFRVPEDTVLLRWLLQASRGKGPECTNMEITVHFRYGAPPVINPLGTRFPANATVRPSYNISITLSSAVQNTTFVNITTPAAGDWFIAAHLPEAAGRIEVKADMFVLRLTDMPVLEPGVAMPQTIVSPAKPLHVKVFIPSHAAGMKFELRSCVTSEQKACTMRVVLGSITLPQSFQRIVTCTGNINCSLALDSPPWEKWLQITVESLGAANASVSVEMLASFTACRPGSTSSFLNFSSLNHSQTGPRPGSTGAAGSSALSTGEVSRNASDQRSFCLQNQPVVREDLDVVSVRYRLLNSPSVPVNSLSPTLLLLNLNTGMDSGGSLVVSLLLNKTSVSLANATVVACVSAASPVLSLNATQNCSTAFFQGYPLSLSTSSAEAMLIVLYPQTDDWFLSLQLICPKGHGECKATEAKVTVFAYLTPCFNDCGPYGQCSLLRRHGYLYAGCSCKAGWGGWSCTDDTKAQSVSTQNLATLLLTLSNLMFLPAIAVAVYRYYLVEASVYTYTMFFSTFYHACDQPGVAVMCIMDYDTLQYCDFLGSVVSIWVTILCMSRVKKILKYVLFVLGTLLIAMSLQLDRRGVWNMMGPCLFALIIMIAAWVYHGVKRRHCYPSSWKRWVFYLLPGITLAFIAISVYAFMETNENYYYTHSIWHVLVACSVAFLLPPRDKHKKPWAWSQKLTCRYQICQNDREELYAVT
- the PGAP6 gene encoding post-GPI attachment to proteins factor 6 isoform X1, which encodes MARGAGPPLRLLLLLLLQLLALPARRGDRTGPDSLYVSEYFSQSAQKLSFYSWYGNAKLFHFRVPEDTVLLRWLLQASRGKGPECTNMEITVHFRYGAPPVINPLGTRFPANATVRPSYNISITLSSAVQNTTFVNITTPAAGDWFIAAHLPEAAGRIEVKGFSTPCPYMFQADMFVLRLTDMPVLEPGVAMPQTIVSPAKPLHVKVFIPSHAAGMKFELRSCVTSEQKACTMRVVLGSITLPQSFQRIVTCTGNINCSLALDSPPWEKWLQITVESLGAANASVSVEMLASFTACRPGSTSSFLNFSSLNHSQTGPRPGSTGAAGSSALSTGEVSRNASDQRSFCLQNQPVVREDLDVVSVRYRLLNSPSVPVNSLSPTLLLLNLNTGMDSGGSLVVSLLLNKTSVSLANATVVACVSAASPVLSLNATQNCSTAFFQGYPLSLSTSSAEAMLIVLYPQTDDWFLSLQLICPKGHGECKATEAKVTVFAYLTPCFNDCGPYGQCSLLRRHGYLYAGCSCKAGWGGWSCTDDTKAQSVSTQNLATLLLTLSNLMFLPAIAVAVYRYYLVEASVYTYTMFFSTFYHACDQPGVAVMCIMDYDTLQYCDFLGSVVSIWVTILCMSRVKKILKYVLFVLGTLLIAMSLQLDRRGVWNMMGPCLFALIIMIAAWVYHGVKRRHCYPSSWKRWVFYLLPGITLAFIAISVYAFMETNENYYYTHSIWHVLVACSVAFLLPPRDKHKKPWAWSQKLTCRYQICQNDREELYAVT
- the PGAP6 gene encoding post-GPI attachment to proteins factor 6 isoform X3, giving the protein MPLPPEGQSVGAVVESFGETPCMSPSTSLRAHRSCPSTAGMEMLSSSTSVCQKTLCCFAGSCRRPGGKDLSALTWRSLCMHFRYGAPPVINPLGTRFPANATVRPSYNISITLSSAVQNTTFVNITTPAAGDWFIAAHLPEAAGRIEVKGFSTPCPYMFQADMFVLRLTDMPVLEPGVAMPQTIVSPAKPLHVKVFIPSHAAGMKFELRSCVTSEQKACTMRVVLGSITLPQSFQRIVTCTGNINCSLALDSPPWEKWLQITVESLGAANASVSVEMLASFTACRPGSTSSFLNFSSLNHSQTGPRPGSTGAAGSSALSTGEVSRNASDQRSFCLQNQPVVREDLDVVSVRYRLLNSPSVPVNSLSPTLLLLNLNTGMDSGGSLVVSLLLNKTSVSLANATVVACVSAASPVLSLNATQNCSTAFFQGYPLSLSTSSAEAMLIVLYPQTDDWFLSLQLICPKGHGECKATEAKVTVFAYLTPCFNDCGPYGQCSLLRRHGYLYAGCSCKAGWGGWSCTDDTKAQSVSTQNLATLLLTLSNLMFLPAIAVAVYRYYLVEASVYTYTMFFSTFYHACDQPGVAVMCIMDYDTLQYCDFLGSVVSIWVTILCMSRVKKILKYVLFVLGTLLIAMSLQLDRRGVWNMMGPCLFALIIMIAAWVYHGVKRRHCYPSSWKRWVFYLLPGITLAFIAISVYAFMETNENYYYTHSIWHVLVACSVAFLLPPRDKHKKPWAWSQKLTCRYQICQNDREELYAVT